One genomic segment of Salmo trutta chromosome 8, fSalTru1.1, whole genome shotgun sequence includes these proteins:
- the LOC115199025 gene encoding serine/threonine-protein kinase 38-like — protein sequence MEQDTEDSMAMTGGTAAALPMSNHTRERVTVAKLTLENFYSTLLTQHEERETRQKKLEKVMDEEGLIDEEKIMRRSQHARKETEFLRLKRTRLGLDDFESLKVIGRGAFGEVRLVQKKDTGHIYAMKILRKADMLEKEQVAHIRAERDILVEADGAWVVKMFYSFQDKRNLYLIMEFLPGGDMMTLLMKKDTLSEEATQFYIAETVLAIDSIHQLGFIHRDIKPDNLLLDSRGHVKLSDFGLCTGLKKAHRTEFYRNLTHNPPSDFSFQNMNSKRKAETWKKNRRQLAYSTVGTPDYIAPEVFLQTGYNKLCDWWSLGVIMYEMLIGYPPFCSETPQETYRKVMNWKETLVFPPEVPISERAKDLILRYCNDAENRVGAVSVEEMKSHAFFEPVDWEHIRERPAAISIEIKSIDDTSNFDEFPESDILQPVSNVTEPDKSKDWVFLNYTYKRFEGLTQRGTIPTYMKAGKA from the exons ATGGAGCAGGATACAGAG GATAGTATGGCCATGACAGGAGGGACTGCAGCTGCCCTTCCCATGAGCAACCACACCCGGGAGAGGGTGACCGTGGCCAAGCTGACACTGGAGAACTTCTACAGCACTCTGCTGACACAACACGAGGAGCGAGAGACCAG GCAGAAGAAGCTGGAGAAAGTGATGGATGAGGAAGGCTTGATAGATGAAGAG AAGATCATGCGACGCTCCCAGCACGCCAGGAAGGAGACAGAGTTCCTGCGGCTGAAGAGGACCCGGCTGGGCCTGGATGACTTTGAGTCGCTAAAGGTCATTGGTCGAGGCGCCTTTGGAGAG GTCCGCTTGGTGCAGAAAAAAGACACCGGGCACATATATGCCATGAAGATCTTGAGGAAAGCTGACATGTTGGAGAAGGAGCAGGTGGCTCATATTCGGGCAGAGAGGGACATCTTGGTGGAGGCGGACGGGGCCTGGGTGGTCAAGATGTTCTACAGTTTCCAGGATAAGAGGAACCTCTACCTCATCATGGAGTTTCTACCTGGTG GTGACATGATGACCCTGCTGATGAAAAAGGACACCCTGTCTGAAGAGGCTACCCAGTTCTACATAGCTGAGACCGTCCTGGCCATCGACTCCATCCACCAGCTGGGCTTCATCCACAGAGACATCAAACCTGATAACCTGCTTCTGGACTCCAGG GGCCATGTAAAGCTGTCTGATTTTGGTCTGTGTACGGGACTGAAGAAGGCCCACCGTACAGAGTTCTACAGGAACCTCACACACAACCCTCCCAGTGACTTCT CCTTCCAAAACATGAACTCAAAGAGAAAAGCAGAGACGTGGAAGAAGAACCGGAGGCAACTG GCCTACTCCACAGTGGGAACACCGGACTATATTGCCCCAGAGGTGTTCCTGCAGACGGGATACAACAAGCTCTGTGACTGGTGGTCTCTGGGGGTCATCATGTATGAGATGCTGATAG GGTACCCCCCGTTCTGTTCTGAAACACCCCAGGAGACGTATAGGAAGGTGATGAACTGGAAGGAGACCTTGGTCTTCCCCCCTGAGGTGCCCATCTCAGAGCGGGCCAAGGACTTGATTCTCAG GTACTGTAATGACGCTGAGAACCGTGTTGGTGCTGTGAGTGTTGAGGAGATGAAGAGTCACGCCTTCTTTGAGCCTGTGGACTGGGAACACATCAG GGAAAGACCAGCCGCCATCTCCATTGAGATCAAGAGCATCGATGACACATCGAACTTTGATGAGTTCCCAGAATCGGACATCCTTCAGCCAG TTTCCAACGTGACGGAGCCAGACAAATCCAAGGACTGGGTGTTCTTGAACTACACCTACAAGAGGTTTGAGGGGCTGACTCAGCGAGGCACCATCCCCACATACATGAAGGCAGGGAAGGCCTGA